One Maribacter sp. HTCC2170 genomic window, AAACAATTGGATGTTTTTCAGAAGACATAGTATCTCCAGTCTTAATATCCTTAAATCCAACAGCGGCCCCAATATCTCCAGCTTCGATGTAATCAATTGCATTTTGCTTGTTAGAATGCATTTGATATATACGTGAAATACGTTCTTTTTTACCTGAACGGTTATTCAATATATATGAACCCGCATCCAAGCGACCTGAATATGTTCTGAAAAATGCCAAACGACCTACAAATGGATCGGTTGCAATCTTAAATGCTAAAGCCGAAAATGGCTCTTTAACATCTGGCTTGCGAGAAATTTGGTCTCCTGTATCAGGATCAGTACCAATAATATCATCCTTATCTATAGGAGAAGGCAAATATCTACACACTGCATCCAATAAAAACTGAACACCTTTATTCTTAAAAGAAGAACCGCAGATCATAGGAATAATAGCCCTATCCATAACAGCAGCTCTTAAAGCAGCGTGAACTTCCTCTTCTGTAATAGAATCTTCATCTTCGAAGAATTTCTCCATTAACTCTTCATCATATTCAGCAACAGCCTCAATCAATGCCGCACGATACTCATGTACCTCTTCCTTCATTTCTTCTGGAATAGCAACAACATCAAAAGTTGACCCATAATTATCCTCATGCCACACAATTGCCCTGTTCTTAGCTAAGTCGACAATTCCCTTAAAATCAGCCTCATCACCAATTGGCAATACAATAGGTACTGCATTAGAGCCCAACATTTCTTTAACTTGCTTACAAACCATCAAGAAATTTGAACCCTGACGATCCATCTTGTTGACAAAACCAATACGAGGCACTTTATAATTATCAGCTAATCTCCAGTTAGTTTCCGATTGCGGCTCAACACCATCAACAGCACTAAACAAGAAAACCAACCCATCAAGAACCCTTAAAGAACGGTTAACTTCAACCGTAAAATCAACGTGACCCGGAGTATCTATTATATTAAAGTGATACCCTTTAGCATCACTTGTTGGCTTACCATTTTCTGTAGGAAATTCCCATGTACAAGTGGTCGCAGCCGAAGTAATGGTAATACCACGCTCCTGCTCCTGCTCCATCCAGTCCATTGTTGCAGCACCATCATGCACCTCACCTATTTTATGACTTACACCCGTATAAAACAATATACGCTCTGTTGTAGTGGTCTTACCTGCATCAATATGAGCCGCAATACCAATATTTCTCGTGTATTTTAAATCTCTTGCCATTTCTATCTAGAATCTAAAGTGAGAGAATGCTTTATTTGCTTCGGCCATCTTATGCGTATCAACTCTTTTCTTAACAGCTGCACCTTCTTCTTTTGAAGCTGCCAATATTTCTGCTGCCAATTTTTGAGACATACCTTTTTCGTTTCGTTTACGAGCGAAACTTATCAACCATTTCATGGCGGTAGATATTTTACGGTCTGGCCTGATCTGCATAGGAATCTGGAAGGTAGCCCCACCAACTCTCCTACTTCTCACCTCAACATGTGGCATTACATTGGAAAGAGCATCTTTCCAAAGCTCCAATGCTGTTTTTTCTTCATCAGTATTCTTCTCCTCAACAATATCAATAGCATCATAGAATACACTGAATGCAACTGATTTCTTGCCATCCCACATCATCATGTTCACAAAACGTGTTACCAATTGGTCGTTAAACCGTGGGTCTGGTAATAATGGTCTTTTCTTTGCCTGTCTTTTTCTCATTACTGTCTCTTAAATAGTTATGATTATTTCTTTGGACGTTTTGCACCATACTTAGATCTACGCTGAGTTCTACCTGCAACACCTGCGGTGTCCAATGCGCCTCTAACAATATGATATCTAACACCTGGCAAATCCTTTACTCTTCCGCCCCTTACTAATACTATCGAGTGCTCTTGTAAATTGTGACCCTCTCCTGGAATGTAAGCATTCACTTCCTTTCCATTTGTCAACCT contains:
- the rpsG gene encoding 30S ribosomal protein S7, which encodes MRKRQAKKRPLLPDPRFNDQLVTRFVNMMMWDGKKSVAFSVFYDAIDIVEEKNTDEEKTALELWKDALSNVMPHVEVRSRRVGGATFQIPMQIRPDRKISTAMKWLISFARKRNEKGMSQKLAAEILAASKEEGAAVKKRVDTHKMAEANKAFSHFRF
- the fusA gene encoding elongation factor G, yielding MARDLKYTRNIGIAAHIDAGKTTTTERILFYTGVSHKIGEVHDGAATMDWMEQEQERGITITSAATTCTWEFPTENGKPTSDAKGYHFNIIDTPGHVDFTVEVNRSLRVLDGLVFLFSAVDGVEPQSETNWRLADNYKVPRIGFVNKMDRQGSNFLMVCKQVKEMLGSNAVPIVLPIGDEADFKGIVDLAKNRAIVWHEDNYGSTFDVVAIPEEMKEEVHEYRAALIEAVAEYDEELMEKFFEDEDSITEEEVHAALRAAVMDRAIIPMICGSSFKNKGVQFLLDAVCRYLPSPIDKDDIIGTDPDTGDQISRKPDVKEPFSALAFKIATDPFVGRLAFFRTYSGRLDAGSYILNNRSGKKERISRIYQMHSNKQNAIDYIEAGDIGAAVGFKDIKTGDTMSSEKHPIVLESMDFPDPVIGIAVEPKTKVDVDKLGMALAKLAEEDPTFQVKTDEASGQTIISGMGELHLDIIVDRLRREFKVEVSQGEPQVEYKEALTKLAAHRETYKKQSGGRGKFGDIVFEMSPADEDFEGTGLQFVDQIKGGRIPKEFIPSVEKGFAAAMLNGPLAGFEMDTMKVVLKDGSFHPVDSDALSFELAAKMGYKAAGKAAGAVIMEPIMKLEVLTPEENMGDIVGDLNRRRGTISDMSDRAGAKVVKGTVPLSEMFGYVTSLRTLSSGRATSTMEFSHYAETPSNIAEEVIKAAKGVTA
- the rpsL gene encoding 30S ribosomal protein S12; the encoded protein is MPTISQLVRKGRATITKKSKSAALDSCPQRRGVCTRVYTTTPKKPNSAMRKVARVRLTNGKEVNAYIPGEGHNLQEHSIVLVRGGRVKDLPGVRYHIVRGALDTAGVAGRTQRRSKYGAKRPKK